From a single Streptomyces sp. 1331.2 genomic region:
- the glp gene encoding molybdotransferase-like divisome protein Glp, translated as MTGSTEHSTTPAACCDAGADPAPAAPRLWTVDEHLADVLSAVGPLPAIELQLLDAQGCRLDEDVVADGDLPPFDNSSMDGYALRTADTTGATDAYPSVLSVVGDIAAGAGELPRVGPGQAARIMTGAPLPPGARAVAPVEWTDGGTGTGVAAAAMTAPVPDEEVRVLRPVADGAHIRRRGSDVAAGTKVLEAGTRLGPTQLGLLAAIGRATVKVRPRPRVVVLSTGSELVQPGEPVGPGQIADSNSFTLTAAAQEAGAIAYRVGAVPDDAERLRAVLEDQLGRADLIVTSGGVSVGAYDVVKEVFETYGGMDFRKLRMQPGKPQGFGRIGGASGVPLLALPGNPVSAYISFELFVRPVIRTMLGAADVHRPVVRALCPTALRSPAGRRQFLRGRYSAADGTVEPVGGAESHLVGALARADCLITVPEDVTDLPAGSAVDVVLLDS; from the coding sequence ATGACCGGGTCCACCGAGCACAGCACCACGCCCGCAGCCTGCTGCGACGCAGGAGCGGACCCGGCACCGGCGGCGCCCCGCCTCTGGACCGTGGACGAGCACCTCGCCGACGTGCTCTCCGCGGTCGGCCCGCTGCCCGCGATCGAACTCCAGCTGCTCGACGCCCAGGGCTGCCGGCTCGACGAGGACGTCGTCGCCGACGGCGACCTGCCGCCCTTCGACAACAGCTCGATGGACGGCTACGCGCTCCGCACCGCCGACACCACCGGCGCCACCGACGCCTACCCCTCGGTCCTCTCCGTGGTCGGCGACATCGCCGCCGGCGCGGGCGAGCTGCCCAGGGTCGGCCCCGGCCAGGCCGCCCGGATCATGACCGGCGCCCCCCTGCCGCCCGGGGCCCGGGCCGTCGCCCCGGTCGAGTGGACCGACGGCGGCACCGGCACCGGGGTGGCCGCCGCCGCGATGACCGCGCCCGTCCCGGACGAGGAGGTCCGCGTCCTGCGCCCGGTCGCCGACGGCGCACACATCCGCCGCCGCGGCAGCGACGTCGCGGCCGGCACGAAGGTCCTGGAGGCCGGCACCCGGCTCGGCCCCACCCAGCTCGGCCTGCTCGCCGCGATCGGCCGGGCCACCGTGAAGGTCCGCCCGCGCCCGCGGGTCGTGGTGCTGTCCACCGGCAGCGAGCTGGTCCAGCCCGGCGAGCCGGTCGGGCCCGGGCAGATCGCCGACTCCAACAGCTTCACCCTCACCGCGGCCGCCCAGGAGGCCGGCGCCATCGCCTACCGGGTCGGCGCCGTCCCGGACGACGCCGAGCGGCTGCGCGCCGTGCTGGAGGACCAGCTCGGCCGCGCCGACCTGATCGTCACCAGCGGCGGGGTCAGCGTCGGCGCGTACGACGTGGTCAAGGAGGTCTTCGAGACCTACGGCGGGATGGACTTCCGGAAGCTGCGGATGCAGCCCGGCAAGCCGCAGGGCTTCGGCCGGATCGGTGGCGCGAGCGGGGTGCCGCTGCTCGCCCTGCCGGGCAACCCGGTGAGCGCCTACATCTCCTTCGAACTCTTCGTCCGCCCGGTCATCCGCACCATGCTCGGCGCCGCCGACGTGCACCGCCCGGTCGTCCGCGCCCTCTGCCCGACGGCGCTGCGCTCCCCGGCCGGCCGCCGGCAGTTCCTGCGCGGCCGCTACTCGGCGGCCGACGGCACCGTCGAGCCGGTCGGCGGCGCCGAGTCGCACCTGGTCGGCGCACTGGCCCGGGCCGACTGCCTGATCACCGTCCCCGAGGACGTCACCGACCTGCCCGCCGGCAGCGCGGTGGACGTGGTGCTGCTGGACTCCTGA
- the sepX gene encoding divisome protein SepX/GlpR: MSSSGLIYAVIVGAWAAYLVPMWLRRQDELNEARPTERFSTAIRLLAGRSALERRAARALGDEPRDDEHSNDGPPGRDEAASGDPVAREPEPPVERPAERPVPVSAPGAGGERRARLLARRRRMVTALFLAFALGAVVAAVAGLAFLWVPAVPATLLTLYIGHLRKLERQRYEVKLDRVRAAQAAERLRKREQQRAQAPADGGPAETAAAAQPAPAAPAEEWTGRRPHLRLAADPEEATVSVPSASAVAEATEHEEWVDGMRERGAAGPDSWEPVPVPLPTYVTAPVAPRVSRGLDLSAPGTWTAGRPAEPRTTPLFDQYAEPQGPETRPRAANE; the protein is encoded by the coding sequence GTGAGCAGTAGCGGCCTTATCTACGCCGTCATCGTAGGGGCCTGGGCCGCCTATCTGGTGCCGATGTGGCTCCGCAGGCAGGACGAACTCAACGAGGCGCGCCCGACGGAACGCTTCAGCACCGCCATCCGCCTGCTGGCGGGACGTTCGGCGCTGGAGCGACGGGCAGCCCGGGCCCTGGGCGACGAACCGCGTGACGACGAGCACAGCAACGACGGCCCTCCCGGACGGGACGAGGCCGCCTCCGGCGACCCCGTCGCGCGGGAGCCCGAACCCCCGGTGGAACGCCCGGCCGAGCGGCCGGTGCCGGTGTCCGCGCCGGGAGCCGGGGGCGAGCGCCGGGCGCGGCTGCTGGCCCGCCGGCGCCGGATGGTCACCGCCCTCTTCCTCGCCTTCGCGCTCGGCGCGGTCGTCGCGGCGGTCGCCGGACTGGCCTTCCTCTGGGTCCCGGCCGTCCCGGCGACCCTCCTCACCTTGTACATCGGGCACCTGCGCAAGCTGGAGCGCCAGCGGTACGAGGTGAAGCTCGACCGCGTCCGGGCCGCCCAGGCGGCCGAGCGGCTGCGCAAGCGCGAGCAGCAGCGCGCCCAGGCCCCGGCCGACGGCGGCCCGGCCGAGACCGCCGCGGCCGCGCAGCCGGCCCCGGCCGCGCCCGCCGAGGAGTGGACCGGACGCCGCCCGCACCTGCGGCTGGCCGCGGATCCCGAGGAGGCGACCGTCTCGGTGCCCTCCGCCTCCGCGGTGGCCGAGGCGACCGAGCACGAGGAGTGGGTCGACGGCATGCGCGAGCGCGGTGCGGCCGGCCCGGACTCGTGGGAGCCGGTGCCCGTCCCGCTGCCGACCTACGTGACCGCGCCGGTCGCCCCCCGGGTCTCCCGCGGGCTCGACCTGTCGGCCCCCGGCACCTGGACCGCGGGCCGCCCCGCCGAGCCCCGCACGACCCCGCTCTTCGACCAGTACGCCGAACCGCAGGGCCCCGAGACCCGCCCGCGCGCGGCCAACGAATGA
- a CDS encoding GNAT family N-acetyltransferase has protein sequence MNAGWPVELHEGEVTLRPIRARDQREWQEVSRRNRDWLRRWEATVPPGPAGQVAGPRPTYRQMVRFLRGEAAAGRMLPFVVLHKGQLVGQLTVGGITWGSMCSANVGYWVDEAVAGRGIIPTAVALSVNYCFRTLGLHRIEVCIRPENLPSRRVVEKLGFRSEGIRPRYLHIDGDWRDHLVYALTDEEVPEGMLERWRALSSGREPRN, from the coding sequence CTGAACGCCGGCTGGCCGGTAGAACTCCACGAGGGGGAGGTCACGCTGCGCCCGATCCGGGCCCGTGACCAGCGCGAGTGGCAGGAGGTGAGCCGGCGCAACCGCGACTGGCTGCGGCGCTGGGAGGCCACCGTGCCGCCCGGCCCGGCCGGTCAGGTCGCCGGTCCCCGCCCGACGTACCGGCAGATGGTCCGCTTCCTGCGAGGCGAGGCCGCGGCCGGCCGGATGCTGCCCTTCGTGGTGCTCCACAAGGGCCAGCTGGTCGGCCAGTTGACCGTCGGCGGGATCACCTGGGGCTCGATGTGCTCGGCGAACGTCGGGTACTGGGTGGACGAGGCGGTGGCCGGCCGGGGCATCATCCCGACCGCCGTGGCGCTTTCGGTGAACTACTGCTTCCGCACGCTCGGACTGCACCGGATCGAGGTCTGCATCCGCCCGGAGAACCTCCCGAGCCGACGGGTGGTGGAAAAGCTCGGCTTCCGCTCGGAGGGAATCCGCCCGCGCTATCTCCACATCGACGGCGACTGGCGCGACCACCTGGTGTACGCGCTGACCGACGAGGAGGTGCCGGAGGGGATGCTGGAGCGCTGGCGGGCACTCAGCTCGGGCCGCGAGCCGAGAAATTGA
- a CDS encoding MogA/MoaB family molybdenum cofactor biosynthesis protein has product MRALAVTVSNRASAGVYADKGGPLLVAGLTAMGFTADGPRVVPDGEPVEAVLREAVAAGYDVVLTTGGTGISPMDLTPEMTARVIDRPVPGIAEAIRAYGREKVPTSALSRGLAGLAGRTLIVNLPGSTGGVKDGLAVLEPLLAHAVDQLGGGDHPRPDAPASGAPASGRGH; this is encoded by the coding sequence ATGAGGGCGCTCGCAGTGACGGTCTCCAACCGCGCCTCGGCCGGGGTCTACGCGGACAAGGGCGGCCCGCTGCTGGTGGCCGGCCTGACCGCGATGGGCTTCACGGCCGACGGCCCCCGGGTCGTCCCGGACGGGGAGCCGGTGGAGGCAGTGCTGCGCGAGGCCGTGGCGGCCGGTTACGACGTGGTGCTGACCACCGGCGGCACCGGCATCTCGCCGATGGACCTCACCCCCGAGATGACCGCCCGGGTGATCGACCGGCCGGTCCCCGGCATCGCCGAGGCCATCCGCGCGTACGGCCGGGAGAAGGTGCCCACCTCGGCGCTCTCCCGCGGGCTCGCCGGGCTCGCCGGACGTACCCTGATCGTCAACCTGCCGGGCTCGACCGGCGGCGTCAAGGACGGCCTGGCCGTGCTGGAACCGCTGCTCGCCCACGCCGTCGACCAGCTCGGCGGTGGGGACCACCCCCGGCCCGACGCCCCGGCCTCCGGGGCTCCAGCATCCGGGAGAGGGCACTGA
- the moaC gene encoding cyclic pyranopterin monophosphate synthase MoaC, with translation MVDVSEKATTARTAVAAGRVTVSPKVVELLRGEGVPKGDALAVARIAGIMGAKKTPDLVPLCHPIAVSGVKVDLAVVDDAVEITATVKTADRTGVEMEALTAVAVAGLTVIDMVKAVDKGAAIESVRVLSKTGGKSGDWFAPEVGA, from the coding sequence ATGGTCGACGTCTCCGAGAAGGCCACCACCGCGCGCACCGCCGTCGCGGCCGGGCGGGTGACGGTCTCCCCGAAGGTGGTCGAGCTGCTGCGCGGCGAGGGCGTGCCCAAGGGGGACGCCCTCGCGGTGGCGCGGATCGCCGGCATCATGGGCGCCAAGAAGACCCCGGACCTGGTCCCGCTCTGCCACCCGATCGCCGTCTCCGGCGTCAAGGTCGACCTCGCGGTCGTGGACGACGCGGTCGAGATCACCGCCACCGTGAAGACCGCCGACCGCACCGGCGTCGAGATGGAGGCGCTGACGGCCGTCGCGGTCGCCGGGCTGACCGTGATCGACATGGTCAAGGCCGTGGACAAGGGCGCCGCCATCGAGTCCGTCCGGGTGCTCAGCAAGACCGGCGGCAAGAGCGGCGACTGGTTCGCGCCGGAGGTGGGCGCGTGA